From Pseudomonas sp. FP2335, the proteins below share one genomic window:
- a CDS encoding GntR family transcriptional regulator — protein MTFKAPDSLAEQIAHHLAERIIRGELKPGERIQEQKVTLALNVSRGSVREALLILERRHLIAILPRRGAHVTELTAHKVQSLCTLMGELYILLGNAVAQGWQTQADMAPFVQIQQRLVTNFERQDIRAFVEESFNVMRAAYPFANNPYLQETVENLQPAMNRAYYLALDQRKASMSEYLVLFEQLLAAVLARDLAQIRLVLSAYGERSCSLVIAALADA, from the coding sequence ATGACGTTCAAGGCGCCGGACAGTCTCGCCGAGCAAATCGCTCACCACCTCGCCGAACGCATCATTCGCGGCGAACTCAAGCCTGGGGAGCGCATCCAGGAGCAAAAGGTCACGCTGGCCCTCAATGTCAGCCGTGGTTCCGTGCGCGAAGCCTTGTTGATCCTCGAACGCCGCCACCTCATCGCGATCCTGCCGCGCCGTGGCGCCCACGTCACCGAACTCACCGCGCACAAGGTGCAGAGCTTGTGCACGCTGATGGGCGAGTTGTACATCCTGCTCGGCAATGCGGTCGCCCAAGGCTGGCAGACCCAGGCCGACATGGCGCCGTTCGTGCAGATCCAGCAGCGCCTGGTGACCAATTTCGAGCGCCAGGACATCCGCGCCTTCGTCGAAGAAAGCTTCAACGTGATGCGCGCCGCGTACCCCTTCGCCAACAACCCGTACCTGCAGGAAACCGTCGAGAACCTGCAACCGGCGATGAACCGCGCGTATTACCTGGCGCTGGATCAACGCAAGGCGTCCATGAGCGAATACCTGGTGCTGTTCGAGCAACTGCTCGCCGCCGTACTCGCCCGTGACCTGGCGCAGATCCGCCTGGTGTTGTCGGCCTACGGCGAGCGCAGTTGCTCGCTGGTCATCGCTGCGTTGGCGGACGCCTAA
- the xdhA gene encoding xanthine dehydrogenase small subunit, which produces MIQFLLNQELRSEHALDPNLTVLNYLREHLGKPGTKEGCASGDCGACTVVVGELHTDAQGAEQIRYRSLNSCLTFVSSLHGKQLISVEDLKHQGQLHSVQQAMVECHGSQCGFCTPGFVMSLFALQKNSDAPDSQKAHEALAGNLCRCTGYRPILAAAEQACCNKPQDQFDSREAQTIARLKAIAPTQTGELNSGDKRCLVPLTVADLADLYDSYPQARLLAGGTDLALEVTQFHRTLPVMIYVGNIEEMKRIEDFDDRLEIGAATALSDCYTALHQAYPDFGELLQRFASLQIRNQGTLGGNIGNASPIGDSPPLLIALGAQIVLCKGNTRRTLALEDYFIDYRVTARQDSEFIEKIIVPKGHALFRAYKVSKRLDDDISAVCAAFNLKIDNGVVREARVAFGGMAATPKRAKSCEAALLGATWNSATVENACAALAEDFTPLSDFRASKEYRLLSAQNLLRKYFIELQTPHIETRVTAYV; this is translated from the coding sequence GTGATCCAGTTTTTACTCAACCAGGAACTCCGTAGCGAGCACGCCCTGGACCCCAATCTCACCGTGCTCAACTATCTGCGCGAGCATCTGGGCAAGCCCGGCACCAAGGAAGGCTGCGCCAGCGGCGACTGCGGTGCATGCACCGTGGTGGTCGGCGAACTGCACACCGACGCCCAGGGCGCCGAGCAGATCCGTTATCGCAGCCTCAACTCGTGCCTGACCTTCGTGTCGTCGCTGCACGGCAAACAACTGATCAGCGTCGAAGACCTCAAGCACCAGGGCCAACTGCACAGCGTGCAGCAGGCGATGGTCGAGTGCCACGGCTCGCAGTGCGGCTTTTGCACCCCCGGTTTCGTGATGTCGCTGTTCGCCCTGCAAAAGAACAGCGACGCCCCCGACAGCCAAAAAGCCCATGAGGCCCTGGCCGGCAACCTGTGCCGCTGCACCGGCTATCGCCCGATCCTCGCCGCTGCCGAACAGGCCTGCTGCAACAAACCCCAGGATCAGTTCGACAGCCGAGAAGCCCAGACCATCGCGCGCCTCAAAGCCATCGCGCCGACCCAGACCGGCGAACTCAACAGCGGCGACAAACGCTGCCTGGTGCCACTGACCGTCGCCGACCTGGCCGACCTCTATGATTCCTACCCGCAAGCGCGTCTGTTGGCTGGCGGCACCGACCTGGCGCTGGAAGTCACGCAGTTTCACCGCACCCTGCCAGTGATGATCTACGTCGGCAACATCGAAGAGATGAAGCGCATCGAAGACTTTGACGACCGCCTGGAAATCGGCGCCGCCACTGCCCTCTCCGATTGCTACACCGCGCTGCACCAGGCCTACCCGGACTTCGGTGAACTGCTGCAGCGCTTTGCCTCCTTGCAGATCCGCAACCAGGGCACCCTCGGTGGCAACATTGGCAACGCCTCGCCGATTGGCGATTCGCCGCCGCTGCTGATCGCCCTCGGCGCGCAGATCGTGCTGTGCAAGGGCAACACCCGTCGCACCCTGGCGCTGGAAGACTATTTCATCGACTACCGCGTCACCGCCCGCCAGGACAGCGAATTCATCGAAAAAATCATCGTACCCAAGGGCCATGCACTGTTTCGCGCCTACAAGGTGTCCAAGCGACTGGACGATGATATTTCCGCGGTCTGCGCCGCGTTCAACCTGAAGATCGACAACGGTGTGGTACGCGAAGCCCGCGTGGCGTTCGGTGGCATGGCCGCCACGCCCAAACGCGCCAAAAGCTGCGAGGCCGCGTTGCTCGGCGCCACCTGGAACAGCGCCACCGTCGAGAACGCCTGCGCCGCCCTGGCCGAGGATTTCACCCCGCTGTCGGATTTCCGCGCCAGTAAGGAATACCGCCTGCTCAGCGCACAGAACCTGCTGCGCAAATACTTCATCGAGCTGCAAACACCGCACATCGAGACTCGGGTGACCGCTTATGTCTAA
- the xdhB gene encoding xanthine dehydrogenase molybdopterin binding subunit codes for MSNHHAVVKTQAELAELFAQDLTTGVGRSVKHDSAAKHVSGEAQYIDDRLEFPNQLHLYARMSDRAHAKILSIDTAPCYAFEGVRIVITHEDVPGLKDIGPLLPGDPLLAIDTVQFVGQVVLAVAARDLETARKAAMAAVIEYEDLEPVLDVVEAFRNKHFVLDSHTHQRGDSASALASAKNRIQGTLHIGGQEHFYLETQISSVMPTEDGGMIVYCSTQNPTEVQKLVAEVLDVSMNKIVVDMRRMGGGFGGKETQAASPACLCAVVAHLTGQPTKMRLPRVEDMLMTGKRHPFYIEYDVGFDDSGRLHGINLDLAGNCGCSPDLSNSIVDRAMFHADNAYYLGDATVNGHRCKTNTASNTAYRGFGGPQGMVAIEEVMDAIARHLALDPLAVRKANYYGKTERNVTHYYQTVEHNLLEEMTAELEASSQYAERREAIRLYNAHSPILKKGLALTPVKFGISFTASFLNQAGALIHIYTDGSIHLNHGGTEMGQGLNTKVAQVVAEVFQVEIDRVQITATNTDKVPNTSPTAASSGADLNGKAAQNAAETIKQRLVEFAARKYDVSEADVAFHNGHVRVREQILTFEALIQQAYFAQVSLSSTGFYKTPKIFYDRSQSRGRPFYYFAFGAACCEVIVDTLTGEYKMLRTDILHDVGASLNPAIDIGQVEGGFIQGMGWLTMEELVWNNKGKLMTNGPASYKIPAVADMPLDLRVKLVENRKNPEDTVFHSKAVGEPPFMLGIASWCAIKDAVASLADYRHQPKIDAPATPERVLWGCEQMRQLTAAKVVEADTEMASL; via the coding sequence ATGTCTAACCATCACGCCGTCGTTAAAACCCAGGCCGAACTGGCCGAGTTGTTCGCCCAGGACCTCACCACCGGAGTCGGCCGCAGCGTCAAGCATGACAGCGCCGCCAAGCATGTCAGCGGCGAAGCGCAGTACATCGATGACCGCCTGGAATTCCCCAACCAGTTGCACCTGTATGCGCGCATGTCCGACCGCGCCCACGCGAAAATTCTCAGCATCGACACTGCGCCCTGCTACGCCTTCGAAGGCGTGCGTATCGTCATCACCCACGAAGACGTGCCAGGCCTGAAAGACATCGGCCCGCTGCTGCCCGGCGACCCATTGCTGGCCATCGACACGGTGCAGTTCGTCGGCCAGGTCGTACTCGCCGTCGCCGCGCGTGATCTGGAAACCGCGCGCAAAGCCGCGATGGCTGCGGTGATCGAATACGAAGACCTGGAGCCGGTGCTGGATGTGGTCGAGGCCTTCCGCAACAAGCACTTTGTGCTCGACAGCCACACCCACCAACGGGGTGATTCGGCAAGCGCGCTGGCGTCGGCCAAAAACCGTATCCAGGGCACCCTGCATATCGGCGGCCAGGAACACTTCTACCTGGAGACGCAAATATCCTCGGTAATGCCCACCGAAGACGGCGGCATGATCGTCTACTGCTCCACGCAGAACCCCACCGAAGTGCAGAAACTGGTGGCCGAAGTACTGGACGTGTCGATGAACAAAATCGTGGTCGACATGCGCCGCATGGGCGGTGGTTTCGGCGGCAAGGAAACCCAGGCCGCCAGCCCCGCGTGCCTGTGCGCGGTGGTCGCGCACCTCACCGGCCAGCCGACCAAGATGCGCCTGCCGCGTGTCGAAGACATGCTGATGACCGGCAAGCGCCACCCCTTCTATATCGAATACGACGTGGGCTTTGACGACAGCGGCCGCTTGCACGGGATCAACCTGGACCTGGCCGGCAACTGCGGCTGCTCGCCGGACTTGTCCAACTCGATTGTCGACCGTGCGATGTTCCACGCCGACAACGCCTATTACCTGGGCGACGCCACCGTCAACGGCCATCGCTGCAAGACCAACACCGCGTCCAACACCGCGTATCGCGGCTTCGGCGGCCCGCAAGGCATGGTCGCCATCGAGGAAGTGATGGACGCCATCGCGCGCCATCTAGCCCTCGATCCGCTGGCGGTGCGCAAGGCCAACTACTACGGCAAGACCGAGCGCAACGTCACCCACTACTACCAGACCGTCGAACACAACCTGCTCGAAGAGATGACCGCCGAACTGGAGGCCAGCAGCCAATACGCCGAGCGCCGCGAAGCGATCCGCCTGTACAACGCCCATAGCCCGATCCTGAAAAAAGGCCTGGCGTTGACCCCGGTGAAGTTCGGCATTTCGTTTACCGCCAGTTTCCTCAACCAGGCCGGTGCGCTGATCCATATCTACACGGACGGCAGCATCCACCTGAACCACGGCGGCACCGAAATGGGCCAGGGCTTGAACACCAAGGTCGCGCAAGTGGTGGCCGAGGTGTTCCAGGTGGAAATCGACCGCGTGCAGATCACCGCCACCAACACCGACAAAGTGCCCAACACCTCGCCGACTGCCGCCTCCAGCGGTGCCGACCTGAACGGCAAGGCCGCGCAGAACGCCGCCGAAACCATCAAGCAACGCCTGGTGGAGTTTGCTGCGCGCAAGTACGACGTCAGTGAGGCCGACGTGGCGTTCCACAACGGCCATGTGCGCGTGCGCGAGCAGATCCTGACCTTCGAAGCGCTGATCCAGCAGGCGTATTTCGCCCAGGTTTCGCTGTCGAGTACCGGGTTCTACAAAACCCCGAAAATCTTCTACGACCGCAGCCAGTCACGCGGCCGGCCGTTCTACTACTTCGCCTTCGGCGCGGCGTGCTGCGAAGTGATCGTCGATACCCTGACCGGCGAATACAAGATGCTACGCACCGACATCCTCCACGACGTGGGCGCCTCGCTGAACCCGGCCATCGACATCGGCCAGGTGGAAGGCGGGTTCATCCAGGGCATGGGCTGGCTGACCATGGAAGAGTTGGTGTGGAACAACAAGGGCAAGCTGATGACCAACGGCCCGGCCAGTTACAAGATCCCGGCGGTGGCAGACATGCCGCTGGACCTGCGGGTCAAGCTGGTGGAAAACCGCAAGAACCCGGAAGACACGGTGTTCCACTCCAAGGCTGTGGGCGAACCGCCGTTCATGCTCGGGATTGCCTCGTGGTGCGCGATCAAGGATGCGGTGGCGAGCCTGGCGGATTACCGGCATCAGCCAAAGATCGATGCACCGGCGAC